AAAGCTTCCGCTTCGACGTTCATTGCAGTCGCTGCGCCGCAGTAGAATCGTCGTCACCAATAAAAGATACATCGGCAATCGTGCAAGCAGCCACCTCTTAGTAATAATTCGTCACATCTGCTCTACTACTGCCAGACTACTAGTACCAGTGACACCCTCTAAAGCTCAATAACAACCTTCTTCGCACTAACACCCGCCTTATTCGTATCAAGACCCTTTTGCACAAACTCCAGCCCCTTACCCACCACAAGCGGCTCCGGCACAGCCTTCAACTTCCCCTGCTCCAAGGCTTGTCCCACGTACTTCTCCCACACCGGGTCCACAACATCTGGCGTAATCGCAAACACCTGCGCGGCTTTCACTCCCGATGGTAACCTCTCCGGTGCTGGCAACGTCGTGGCAATGTTGATGTTGCCCTGTAATTTTTCGGCGAGTGGGAGGACGAATTTGTATGAGCTCTCGTTCGAAACGGCGTCGTAGATCCCAGCAAAGTCGCCACCTGAGGCGCTGATCGCTTTCACGACATCGTCAACGACCGTGCAAGCGTCGTTGTAATCGAATGCTTCGCTGGCACCGAGCGATTTGACGAAGGCGTGGTTATGCTTGCTTGCTACGGTGATTACCTTCACCCCGGAAGCGACTGCAAGCTGGATCGCGAGGGCGCCGACGGAGGAGGAGCCGCCCCAGACTAGGATGGTCTTGTCGGCTGGCTTTGGGTCCACAGAAGGGTAGTCCAGGCCGAGGAAGGCTTTTGACGTGGGCCCATAAAGGCCGTGGGCGGCGGTGCTGATTGCTAGCGGAAGGACTGCGGCTTCTTTGTACGAGAGGGAGGAGGGGATGGGGGCGGCGAAGTTTGTGCGGGTTGTGGTGTAGAGTTGGAAGCCGCCGTCTTGGGGGCGTTGGGTTGCGAGGGAGATGACGTGGCTGTGTGGTGGGTTTGTGGTGTTAGTAGGAGTGTTTGCTGTAGAGGAGGGAGCTTCTGTTGGTCGGTTGGTCACTTACGAGAGAACACGATCACCCTTCTTGAACTTGGTGACGTTGCTACCGACTTGGACGACTTCGCCGACGATATCTGTGCCGAGAACTGCGGGCCAATTTTGGATGAAGAGGCCGTAATCTTGGACCTTCCAGTCTACGGGGCTGATGGCGATG
Above is a genomic segment from Fulvia fulva chromosome 3, complete sequence containing:
- a CDS encoding Dehydrogenase orsE — protein: MSNQAAWLDGAAKNLRVAEAEYPKPDAEQILVKNHAIAISPVDWKVQDYGLFIQNWPAVLGTDIVGEVVQVGSNVTKFKKGDRVLSHVISLATQRPQDGGFQLYTTTRTNFAAPIPSSLSYKEAAVLPLAISTAAHGLYGPTSKAFLGLDYPSVDPKPADKTILVWGGSSSVGALAIQLAVASGVKVITVASKHNHAFVKSLGASEAFDYNDACTVVDDVVKAISASGGDFAGIYDAVSNESSYKFVLPLAEKLQGNINIATTLPAPERLPSGVKAAQVFAITPDVVDPVWEKYVGQALEQGKLKAVPEPLVVGKGLEFVQKGLDTNKAGVSAKKVVIEL